In a genomic window of Quercus lobata isolate SW786 chromosome 4, ValleyOak3.0 Primary Assembly, whole genome shotgun sequence:
- the LOC115986741 gene encoding putative wall-associated receptor kinase-like 13, with protein sequence MSIRSNFGGLLLKLSIRMENVRQLFEAKEEYFIRNGAMLLEKQITCNQGRDTEPIKIFSAKDIQQATNNFDSNLILGSEIATVYKGTLDEREVAIKVKGPPTHWPFEMMVDFFLNQVTIKQLISHKNVMRLYGCCLETEIPMLVFELISNGTLFDPSMVIAKRFLAGSHGLTV encoded by the exons ATGAGTATTAGGTCAAATTTTGGTGGCCTTTTGCTAAAG TTGAGTATCAGGATGGAGAATGTAAGGCAGTTATTTGAGGCCAAAGAAGAATACTTCATCCGCAATGGAGCAATGTTACTAGAAAAGCAAATCACCTGCAACCAAGGTAGAGATACAGAGCCAATCAAGATTTTCTCTGCCAAGGACATCCAACAGGCTACTAATAACTTCGATTCTAATCTAATCCTCGGCTCTGAAATTGCAACAGTCTACAAAGGAACACTAGATGAACGGGAAGTAGCTATTAAAGTCAAAGGCCCTCCAACGCATTGGCCCTTTGAGATGATGGTAGATTTCTTCCTAAACCAAGTCACAATTAAACAATTGATCAGCCACAAGAACGTTATGAGACTCTATGGTTGCTGCCTTGAAACTGAAATTCCCATGCTGGTGTTTGAGCTCATCTCCAATGGCACCCTCTTTGATCCCTCCATGGTCATTGCAAAGAGATTCCTTGCCGGATCTCATGGCTTGACCGTGTAA
- the LOC115986067 gene encoding putative wall-associated receptor kinase-like 16, with protein sequence MHYGRPRPIVHLNVKSSNIFLDESWTAKLSNFGFSVSIAPGEDFFQSSSIEGTIGYIDPEYLKTLRVTEKCDVYGFGVVLVEVLTGDYPTNTFLGHMNLVDYFVLSMEENCILQIIDDVVLRQGSNEDIQAFAELALRCIKKKGDERPAMREVTLELRRIQHLIWSKQNNETSSAQTPF encoded by the coding sequence ATGCACTATGGTAGGCCAAGGCCAATAGTCCATTTGAATGTCAAatcatcaaatatatttttggatgaGTCCTGGACTgccaaattatcaaattttggtttttcagtttcaattgcACCTGGAGAAGACTTTTTTCAGAGTAGTTCCATTGAGGGAACCATTGGATACATAGACCCAGAATATCTAAAAACACTACGTGTCACGGAAAAGTGTGATGTTTATGGCTTTGGGGTTGTACTGGTGGAAGTCTTAACAGGTGATTATCCCACAAACACTTTCCTAGGGCATATGAATTTGGTAGATTACTTTGTTTTGTCAATGGAAGAGAATTGCATATTGCAAATTATTGATGATGTGGTGCTAAGGCAAGGAAGCAATGAAGATATTCAAGCATTCGCTGAGCTTGCATTGAGATGCATCAAGAAGAAGGGAGATGAGAGGCCAGCCATGAGAGAAGTAACACTAGAGCTTAGGCGGATACAACATCTCATAtggtcaaaacaaaataatgaaactaGTTCAGCTCAAACACCCTTTTAA
- the LOC115986068 gene encoding uncharacterized protein LOC115986068, with amino-acid sequence MDVGHITLDRPWLYDLDITLHGRSNSCSIVFEGKKIVLNPLKPKPIDMSKKTKVPKAKGLNIISLKAFERVAVQESIVFVLVAREFHGETREKQPEEVKSVLQEFKDVFPEELPDHLQPMRDIQNAIDLVPGATLPNLPHYRMSPTKHAELKRQVE; translated from the coding sequence ATGGATGTAGGGCATATTACCCTAGATAGACCTTGGCTTTATGATTTGGATATCACCCTTCATGGGCGATCCAATTCTTGCTCAAttgtgtttgaaggtaaaaAGATTGTGCTTAATCCTTTGAAACCCAAGCCAATCGACATGAGCAAGAAGACAAAAGTACCAAAGGCGAAAGGCCTGAACATCATAAGCCTAAAGGCATTTGAAAGGGTAGCAGTTCAGGAATCCATTGTGTTTGTCTTAGTTGCCAGGGAATTTCATGGAGAGACCCGTGAGAAGCAACCTGAAGAAGTGAAGTCAGTGCTCCAGGAATTTAAGGATGTTTTCCCTGAGGAACTCCCTGATCATTTACAGCCCATGCGTGACATACAAAACGCCATAGATTTGGTGCCTGGAGCGACCCTACCAAACTTGCCTCACTATAGGATGAGCCCTACAAAGCATGCCGAGTTGAAAAGGCAAGTAGAATAA